The genomic region CGGAGGTTCAAATCCTCTCGCCCCGACCAGTATGTTCAAGGGGTCAGCCTTAAGAGGCTGGCCCCTTTGTGTTTGTTGATAAACCTGCAATGGGAAAAGGTCCCACTCTTTAATTGCATTGTATATTTTATTTTTTTATGCCCACAGCATTGACTTTGCAAGTAAGTCGGCTATAGTAGACAATGAAAGAGAAGCTCTTGATTGTAGGTGCTTTTTCGGTTTTGATGTTGTTGGAACAGCATAAAGCCAAACCTATCGTGAGATAGGGACGGAAAGCCACGGGTTTCAGCTGAAACAGCCGGGTTGCCTTGAATGAGGTAGCCCGGTTTTTTTGTTGATAGAAAAATCAGGAGTTTCATGTTGATTTGGAGCTCCCGGGATGAAGTTCAGGCAGCCATCAAGAGGTGAAAAGGAGAACCCCATGGCCAGCAAGAGAATCTCTGAAAACCCTAAAAAAACAAGGTCCAATAGTGGTCTTCCGTTTTCATGGCATAGGCCGTTTATGGCGAAAAAAATTGTTTTTGCCTTCAGGGTTTTTTGCTTCAGAGAGCTGTTTTTTTTGGCAGCCATTGCATGCTGCCTGCCGTCGGCAATGGCTGCCGGTCCATGGATTCAGGATGGTAATACCATGACCTGCACCGGTGAGCAGCTAAATGGCATTGAGATTCACGATAACAGTCTGACGACGCTGAACGTCTTGGATCTTGATCCCAATCTCATCCAACCTGGTGGCCATGGGGTAAACGGTATTGCTTTCAAAAACAACGCGGGCGGTAATATCACCATCAACAGCGGTGAATCCCAGTCTTCTGTGGTCATCACCACGGTCACCGATCAGGCGTCCGGCATTGTTGCCGAGAGCAAGGGCAGCCCGCCACCGGCGCCCAACGATCCGTTATTGAATATTCCTATTCCCGGAACACCGGAGGTGTCCGGCGGGGTGGTCGGAGTGCTGAGCTTCAGCGAGATCACCACCAGTGGCAGCCATGCCCATGGGATAGCGGCCTACAGCAACACCACCGGCTACGGTGGTTCGGTGATCAGTTCGCTGGAAAACTTTTCCGATGCCGGGATTGTTTTCCAGGTAGTGTCAGTCAAAAATCCGGATGGATCGGAAGCGGGTGACTGGAATCAGGTGCAGGGGCGCATCCTGGAACTGGATGCTGATAACCTGTTTGTCGGCTACGGCGATGAAGCAGGGACCTTTACTTTGGCTGTGGATGGCAGTTGTGCTTTTAATCCCGGGACAGCATTTGATGATCTGGCGTTGGGTGAGTCTCGGACTGTTTCGGTGAGTTACGCCCTTGATGGCTATCGGGGTGGGGATCTGAAGCGTGAGGATATCAACGCGGAACTGTTTGCCACGGTGACCAGGACCGAGAGCGGTCTCGAAACAGTAACCCATGCCTACTTTGATGACTATGGCGAAAGCTCAAGGCCGCACGATGAGCAGCTGGTGCTGCCCGACCTTTATAGCTACGTGGGAGGCTTGATCGGCATTGCCAGCGAGGCTGGTGGGGCCGGCAACAGTGTTTCCGTGATCAATCAGGGAAGCATCGCCACCAGTGGTGCCGCTTCCCATGGCATCTTTGCCGAAAGCAGGGGCAACTCAGGTGGCGGCGGCAGAAACGGCGGCGGTTTCTGGAGCTTTGGCTCACGCAGACCGACGGCGGGGGGTGACGGTTCAGATGGCGGCAATGTTTCAGTAATCGTTGAAGGGATGATCTCGACCACCTATGAGACCAGTTTGGACAAGCCCGAGGATGCCGGCTACGGGGTGCTCGCAATCAGCCGGGGCGGCAATGGCGGCCGGGGTGGCAATGGCGGTACCTACTATGACGGCCGGCGGGGCGGCACCGGCGGTGACGGTGGTCTGGTGGAAGTTTTTGGCAGCGGCACGATTTCTACCCTAGGCAACTACGCTTCCGGCATCATGGCGGTCAGTCAGGGCGGTTTTGGCGGCAATGGTGGTGACGGCGGCTTTGTTACCGATGGCAGCCATGGCGGTTTTGGGGGCATGGGTGGGACAGTGGATGTCGATGGGAACTGGGATATTACGACTGAAGGGGAAAAGGCCCATGGGATCTGGGCAAAAAGTATCGGCGGCAATGCCGGCATGGGCGGCAGCGGTGGTTGGCTAGCCGGTCAGCCGGCCCCCGGAGGACAGGCAACCGACGGCGGTACTGTGAGCCTTTTCAGCGGCGGTATCATAGAAACATTTGGCAATGATGCGTTTGGTCTCTACGGCCAGAGTGTTGGTGGTTTCGGTGGCCAGGGCGGTAGCGGCGGCAGCATCTTCTATTCCTCCGGTGGCGATGGCGCCAGTGCCGGCAGCGGTGGAATGGTCACGGTCGTCAACACCGCTGACGGTATTGTTAGTACCCATGGAGCCCGAGCCCACGCGGTCTATGCCCAGAGTGTGGGCGGCGGCGGTGGCAGCGGCGGCGGTGCCGGCGCAATTGTTGGGGTTGGCGGCACCGGGGCGGCCGGCGGGCATGGTGGTGATGTGGATGTTGGTAATGATGGCCAGATTTTGACCTTTGGTGAAAACTCACGGGGCATCTATGCCCAGAGCATCGGCGGCGGCGGCGGCGACGGCGGTGATTCCGGCGGCCTGGTGGCTATTGGCGGGGCCGGCAGCGGCACCAGTGACGGTGGCCGGGTCACGGTTGTCAACACCGGAACCATTGCAACCGAGGGCGCGCAGTCGATTGCCATTTTTGCTGAAAGCATCGGCGGCGGCGGTGGTGACGGCGGTTCCAGCTCAGGTCTGGTGTCCATTGGCGGTGACGGTGGCGGTGGCGGTGACGCCGATAATGTTGTCGTTGATAACAGTGGCCAGCTTAAGACATTGCTGGAGGATTCCAGCGGTATATTTGCTCAAAGTGTTGGTGGCGGCGGTGGTAACGGCGGTGGTTCCTACAGCAGCGGCGGGTCGGTCAGCGTTGCTATTGGCGGCAATGGGGCCGAAGGGGGTGATGCCGGTGAACTGGTGGCGGTGACCAGCAGCGGTTCCATTGAGACAGCCGGGGAGCGTTCCCATGGTATTTTTGCCCAGAGTGTGGGCGGCGGTGGCGGCAATGGCGGTTATGCCATCAGCATGTCCCAGGGTAGCGGTTTGTCGCTGAGCGTTGCTCTGGGCGGCAATGGCGGTCTGGGGGGTGCCGGCAACGCGGTGGTCATCGACAGTGAGAGTTTGATTGTTACCGAAGGATCGGATGCCCACGGTATTTTTGCCCAGAGTGTGGGCGGTGGCGGCGGTTCCGGTGGTTTTAGTGTTGCCCTGGCAACCGGCGGTTTTGCCGGCTCTTTGGCCATGGGCGGTCAGGGAGAGGCCGGTGGTGATGCTGGCGAGGTGACGGTTGACAGCAGCGGGATGATCGATACTTCAGGCAACCATGCCTACGGCATCTTGGCGCAGAGCGTCGGTGGCGGCGGTGGTGATGGTGGTTTCAGCATTGCTGGGGCTGCCGGCGGTGGTGCGGTAAGTCTTGGTTTTGGCGGCAGCGGCAGCGGTGGTGGTGACGGCAGTATGGTGCTGCTCACCAGTGGCAGCAGTATTACGACCCGGGGGACGGATGCCCATGCCATGGTAGTGCAGAGTGTGGGTGGTGGTGGCGGTTCGGGTGGTTTCAGTGGTGCCGGCGCTGTGGGTGGTGTGGGTGCCGGGTTGAGCTTTGGCGGTTCCGGTGGCGGCGGTGGCGAAGGTGGCCAAGTCAGTCTCAGCAGCCTTGGTGAAACCATGGTAACCTTTGGTGATCATAGCTATGGGATGCTGGCGCAGAGTGTGGGCGGCGGCGGTGGTGATGGCGGTTTCAGCATCGGCCTTGGGGCCGGCAAGTTTTCCGGTGCCTTCAGTATGGGTGGCAGCGGTGCCGGTGGCGGCAGCGGCCACGAGGTGAACCTCTATAGTGAAAGTGCTGTTATCACTGAAGGCGATGACGCCCATGGGATTGTCGCCCAGAGTGTGGGCGGTGGCGGTGGTTCCGGTGGTTTCAGTATTGCGGTTGCTCTGAGCCTCGAAGGAGGGATTGCTGCGAGCCTGGGTGGCTCCGGAGGCGGCGGTGGTGATGGGGGTGCCGTATTTGTTGGCGGTGATCCTGCTGCCGGCCAGCAGGAGGCTATCCACGGTGATATTGCGACGTTTGGTGATCATGCCTATGGCATTCTGGCGCAGAGCGTGGGCGGCGGCGGCGGTGACGGGGGTTTCAGCATTGCCGGGGCCTTGAGTCTGTCCGGCCCGACGGCCGCTTTCAGCCTGGGTGGCAGTGGCAATGGCGGTGGTTTTGGCAGTAATGTTGAACTTTACAGTATGAATACTATTACTACCGTAGGCACCGATGCTCACGGGGTCGTTGTTCAGAGTGTGGGTGGTGGCGGTGGTTCCGGAGGATTCAGTGTTGCCGGCGGAGCTTCGGCGGGCAGTGTCGGCATTGGTGCCAGTATTGGCGGCAGTGGCGCCGGCGGCGGTGGTGCCGGTATTGTTACCGCCGACCTGCAGGGTGATATTGCGACGTTTGGCGACCACGCCTATGGCATTCTGGCGCAGAGTGTGGGCGGCGGCGGTGGTGACGGTGGTTTCAGTATTGCCGGGGCAATCAGTAAAGGCCCGGCGGTCACCTTCAGCCTTGGTGGCGGTGGCGGTGCGGGTGGTAGCGGCGAATTGGTCGATGTCAGCAGCACCGGCGATATTTATACCGATGGTGTCGATTCTTACGGACTTTTTGCCCAGAGTGTGGGTGGTGGCGGTGGTTCCGGTGGTTTCAGTATTGCCGGCAGTTTTGCTGCTGACAGTGGCGGCCTCAGTGCCAGTCTGGGCGGTTTTGGCGACCAGGGTGGTGACGCCGGTGAGGTGATTGTTGACCAGCGCGGCATGATTACGACCCGCAGCGATGGATCTCACGGCCTAGTGGCCCAGAGCGTCGGCGGGGGTGGTGGCGCCGGCGGTTTTTCCGGTGCCATTACCGGTGCCTTTGGCGATGGTGCCAGTGTTGCCCTGAGTGTCGGTGGTTTTGGTGGTGAGGGCGGTGATGGCAACCTGGTAGATGTCGATAATAGTGGTCCTGTTTCTACTCTCGGTGCCGGTGCCTACGGTATTCTGGCTCAGAGCGTCGGCGGCGGCGGTGGTGACGGCGGCGACAGCGTCAGCGTCGCCATTGGCAAGGAAGATAAGCAGGTCAATCTGTCGGTTGCCGTTGGTGGCTTTGGCGGTCCTGGCGGTACCGGTGGCAGCGTTGAACTTGACAATCAAGGACTGGTGCAGACCGCCGGCAGCAAAGCCCATGGCATCTATGCTCAGAGCGTCGGTGGCGGCGGTGGTAATGGCGGTTTCAGTGCCACCGGTTCTCTCAGTGCCGGTACCAGCAGCAAACAATTGGCGGTTGCTATTGGCGGTTTTGGTGGACCCGGCAGCAACAGCGGATCGGTGACCGTCGCCAACAGCGGCGATATTATGATTAGTGGTGAGCAATCAGCCGGCATCTATGCTCAGAGCGTTGGTGGCGGTGGTGGCGACGGCGGCTTCAGTTTTGCCGGTTCCTTTGCCGGCCCGGAGGCGAAAAATCTTTCGGTGGCGGTCGGCGGCTTCGGCGGCGATGGTGGTTACGCCGGTGCGGTGGTGGTGAACAACAGCGGAATCATCGATACGATTGAAGATTTTTCCCATGGCATTCAGGCCCAGAGCATTGGTGGCGGCGGTGGCAATGGGGGGACGAGTGTTGCTCTAGACTTTGGTGTTTCAACCAAGAGCGGCGCTAATCATAATGTTGCCGTTTCGGTGGGTGGCAGCGGTGGTGATGGCAATACTGCCGGTACGGTGGAAGTGGTCAACAGCAACATGATTACTACACGGGGTATTGCCTCCCATGGTATTCAGGCCCAGAGCCTCGGCGGTGGTGGTGGCAACGGTGGCTACAGCCTGGCCGGGACGATTAGTTTTGAGAAAAAAACCGGTGATGATGAAGCCAAACAGCCGGTTAATGTCAGCATGGCGATTGGCGGCGGCGGCGGAGACGGCAATGATGGCGGTTCGGTGGACGTCGAAAACAGCGGTGTCATTGATACCTCCGCCGATGGTTCCCATGGTATTTTTGCCCAGAGCATCGGCGGCGGCGGTGGTACCGGCGGCTGTTCGCGGGCACTGACCCTGGATGTCAACCCTGAAGACTGGATCCCGACGTTTGAAAAAGAAGATTTCAATGACTTTTGCTCCGATTTGTTCAGCACCTGGAATCTGGCGGTCGGCGGTGCCGGTGGTGGCGCCAGTGACGGCGGGCTGGTGACGATTACCAACCAGAATGTCATTATTACCCGAGGTGCCGACGCCCATGGTATTTTTGTCCAGAGCATCGGCGGCGGTGGTGGGGCAGGGGGCGATGCTGCCCATGGTATTCCTTTTGTCCCCACTTGGCTTGAACCTTTTCTTGAACTGACGCCGCTAAAAGGCCTGGAGGATATGCAGATCGTGGTCGGTGGTTCTGGCGGCAGCAGCGGCAATGGCAAAAAGGTCAGTATTAGCAATGAAAGTGATGTTGCAACCTTCGGTGATGGTTCCTGTGGCATTTTTGTCCAGAGCATCGGCGGTGGTGGTGGGGTTGGCGGCAGTGGTGCCCAGGGTCTGGTGGGCAATATCGGTATAGGTGGCGCCGCCGGGGCTGCCGGCAATGGTGGTGAGGTGGCGGTTAGCCATGATGGCCGGATCGAAACCGCTGGCGCGGCCGCCTACGGCATCTTTGCCCAGAGTGTGGGGGGTGGCGGTGGGATGGCTGGCAATGTTGATCGGGGGTTGTTTGATCTTGGGATTGGCTATTCATTTGCCCAATCCGGTGGTGGTGGCGGTGACGGTGGTCGGGTTGAGGTTGTCAGCCGCGGTGATATTGTCACCAAAGGTGAGGGTGCCAACGGCATTGTTGCCCAGAGTGTGGGCGGTGGCGGTGGAATCGCCGGTGATACGGGCCTGGGCATCGGTTTTGCCGGCAGTGTCGGCGGTGATGGCTCAGGGGGCGTGGTCAAGGTCACCCATGAGGGAACCATTAGCACCAGTGGTGCTCATTCCCACGGTATTGTCGCCCAGAGTGCCGGTGGCAATGATGTTGGTGGTGCCGTTACCATAACCCTTGCCGGTGATATTACGGTTATAGGTGATGGTTCCGATGCTCTTGTTGCCCAGAGCCGCGGGGATCAGGGCGGCGGGATGATTACCGTACAGATCAGCAGCGGCACCGTGCAGGGAGGTGGAGGTTCTGCTGCCGGAATACGGATTATTGACGGCAATGATAACCTGCTTACCAACGAAGGGACGCTTCTAGCTTTGAGCGGGAGTGCAATTATTGCCGGAGATTGCAACGATACCGTCAGCAATGGTGGCACGATTATCGGTTCGGTTGATTTGGGTCTGGGCTCTAATGCGTTCAACAATCGAGCCGGCGGCCGTTTTGAAGCCGGGCCAATGATTACGATTGGTGCCGGCAATCAATTGTTAAATGCCGGGGTGTTATCTCCGGGAGGTAAGGAAACTTTTCAAACCACGGTGTTTTCTGGTAACCTGGTGCAAGCGGATACGGGGGTTGTAGAGGCCAATATTTCCGGTTCCGGTGTCCATGACCAACTGCTGGTTGATGGTGCCGTTTCGCTTGCTGGAACCTTGTCGGTGATCAGGGGGCAAGGCCCCTATTTTGATGGAACCTCTTACGAGCTTATCAGAGTGGATGATCCCGGCTCCATGACCGGGAGTTTTGGTACCTATGACCTGCCTGAAGCCAAACCGCTGCTCAGCTTTCAGGTCAATGAATTGCCTGAGGCCGTGCAGTTGGAGACCCATGCCCCTAGCTTTACAACGGTGGCCGAAAATCCGATGGAGCTGTCCCTGGGCAAGTGTTTTGATGATACCCTGCTGTCAGCCGACGGTGATTGGTCAACCATTCTTGCTGAGTTTCAGCTGCTGTCGGCTGATGACTTTGCCGAAGCCTTCCTGTCCATCAGTCCAGCCGCCTACGGCAATGCCACCAGCGTGACCGAAACTGTTGCTCAGGAATATCTCCGTGCCTTGGAAAAGCGGCTTGGCGGCCTGCGGATGACCAACAACGGCCTTCGTGCCCAAACTGATAATGAACCACTGCTGCTGGCCTATAACGGTTCGGACGCGGGCATCGGCCAACTGTTAAACAGAGGCTTGGAGCCGGAAAACCCGCAGTACGGACTGTGGCTTGACGGATTCGGACGCTGGGGAGATGAGGATGGCAGCAATGGTTTTCACGGTTTTGATTACCGGGTGGCCGGCATCTTGGGAGGTTTTGATTATCTGTTGACGGATCAGCTTACGGTTGGCGTAAGCCTGGGGTATTCCCGTACCGATGTAGATCTTGACGGCAGCCTGGGAGACAGCGATATCAACAGTACCTTCGGTTCCCTGTATGGTAGTTATGTCCAAGGCAGCACCTACCTCGATGCGGCCTTGTCCTATGGCAGACAGCATTATAAAAACAGTCGGCTTGCGGTTGTCGGCCCGCTGCTGCGCATTGCCCGGAGCCATCACGATGGTGATCTCTATGGAGCTTTTGTTGAAGGGGGCTATGTGCACCGGCTTGATGGATGGGCTTTAAGTCCTTTTGTCTCCTTGCAGTATGCCGTTCTGAATGAAGATGGTTTTTCTGAAACCGGCGCTGACAGCTTAAACTTGACCATTGGTGATCGGTCTGCCGACTCCCTTTCTTCAGAGTTGGGGGTCAGGGTTGCCCGGGTCATCGAGCGGCCGGAAGGACAATGGATTCCTGAACTTTCCCTCTCATGGCTGCATGATTTTGATCTTGATGATCAGATGATCAGCGCTGCTTTTGCCGGTGCGCCGGCCAGTGAATTTACCATTGAAGGTCAGGATCTGCAAAAGGACAGTGCTATGATTGGTGGGGCTGTCTCTCTGGTTCGCAACGGTGGTTGTTCACTGTCCTTACGGTACAGTGGTGAGTTTCGTGGCAGTTATAAGGCACATGGGTTGGTGGCAAAAATCCGTTACAAATTCTGATGTCGGATCATCCATCTGCCATTTCCTGCCAGGCCTTTTCAGTCACCGGCTGGTGGTACAAGAGTGAGCAAAGATCTGTGCGTTGTAGTTTCTCACAGCTTCATGCAGCTTGTATTGCCCGATCAGGGTTGTAAGTTGGCAGCAGAAAAAAACAAGAGATATGATTGACGGGCAGGGGATTTCCTGCCCGTTTTACTTGCGGGAAATGGCCCAAAGCTTTCTGCCGTTGTGGGAATTGGCGTTTGACAAATACCCTCTGGCACCGTATCTTTTCTGTAGAGGTGAATTGCTGTTAGCCTCTTTTAGTATTATCCTTTCAGCCTTTTGCCGGGAGAAGGGGATGTCTGATCAGGCCGGACTGTCAGCTGCTGTCCACGGTAGATATGCACATGAGGTGGTGTTTGCCGCCGCCGGGCTGACAAAAGTCTACCAGATGGGCGAAGTCCAGGTTCATGCCCTGCGCGGGGTTGATCTGACTCTCTATGCCGGTGAACTGGTGGTGTTGCTGGGGCCTTCCGGCAGCGGTAAATCCACTTTGTTAAACATCATCGGTGGCTTGGATGTTCCCAGCAGCGGTACCTTGCGCTATCAGGGCCAGGAGTTGATTGGTGCGTCCGACCGGGAGCTGACCGATTTCCGACGCCATCATATCGGTTTTGTCTTCCAGTTTTACAACCTGATCCCCAGCCTCACCGCCCGGGAGAATATTGCGGTGGTTACCGAAATCTCGCCGGCGCCGATGGCGCCGGCGGCAGCACTGGAGCTGGTCGGTCTTGGGGACCGACTGGATCATTTCCCGGCCCAGCTTTCCGGCGGCGAACAGCAGCGGGTGGCCATCGCCCGGGCGATCGCCAAAAATCCTTCTGTGCTCCTTTGCGATGAGCCCACCGGGGCCCTTGATTCCACCACCGGTATTGTGGTGCTGGAAGCGCTGGCCCGTATCAATCAGGAATTGGGCACCACCACGGTGCTGATCACCCACAATGCCGTTATTGCGGAGATGGCTGACCGGGTAATCCGTTTGGCGGATGGTATTATTGTCGGGGTCAACTATCCGGAGCGCAAGAAAAGTCCCAAAGAATTGAACTGGTGATCAAGGCAAGGTGTTCATGAACTCTCTGGATCGCAAACGATGGCGTGACTTCTGGCATCTTCGCGGCCAGGTGGTTGCCATTACCCTGGTGGTTGCCAGCGGGGTGGCCATCGCTATCATGTCCCTTTCCACCCTCTACTCGCTTCGCCAAACCCGATCGCTCTATTATCAGCAAAATCGTTTTGCCGAGGTGTTTGCCGAGCTCAAAAGGGCGCCGGAGTCCCTGCGCCGTCGTTTGGCAGCAATTCCCGGCATGGGTATAGTTGAAACGCGGGTGGTGGCGGCTGCCAGCCTGAGAATTGCCGGTTGTGATGAACCGGTTACCGGCCAGCTGATTGCCATTCCCGAACAGCGTGATGTCTGGCTTAACCGGCTGACGGTGCGGCATGGCCGGCTGGTGGAGCCTGATCGGGATGATGAGGTGGTGATCAGTGAGTCGTTTGCTCGCGCCCACCGCTTTTCTCCGGGGGATACCCTGACGGTGATTATCAACGGTCGGCAGCAAAACCTGGAGATTGTCGGCATTGCCCTGTCGCCCGAATTTGTCTACGAGGCGAAACCCGGTTCTTTGCTGCCCGATTACAAACGTTTCGGCATTCTTTGGCTCGGACGGAAAGCCTTGGAAAATGCCTATGATATGGAGGGGGCGTTCAATAATGTGGTGGCCACCCTGGGGTCGGGGGCGGTCATTGGCAGTGTGGTTGACCGGCTGGATCAGTTGCTGGAACCCTACGGTGGCCAGGGGGCGTACGGGCGCGCTGAGCAGTTGTCGCACCGCTATCTCAGCGAGGAATTTCGCCAGCTGGAACAGATGGCCACCATCTATCCGACTATTTTCCTCGGGGTGGCGGCTTTCCTGCTCCATGTGGTGATTTCCCGGCTGGTTCACACCGAACGACAGCAGATTGCCATTCTGAAAGCGTTCGGCTATCAGAACGGGGTTATTGGGCTGCACTATTTCAGACTGGTGATGATGATCGTCCTGGTGGGGGTTGCCTGCGGTGTTGCCGTCGGTGTGTGGCTCGGGCGGCATTTGAGCGAACTCTATATGGAGTATTACCGCTTTCCCTTCCTCTCCTATACGGTGAGTCCAGGTGTTGTGGCCGCGGTGGCGGCGGTGACGGTACTGGCTGCGGCCCTGGGGACCGTCTGGTCAGTGAGTGGCGCTGTCCGATTGCCGCCGGCGGTTGCCATGCGCCCGGCACCGCCGGCAGTCTATCGGCCAAGCTGGCTTGAACGTCTGGGGCTGCAGCGTTTTTTCTCCCAGCCGGCCAGGATGGTTATCCGCCATCTCGAACGCCAGCCCCTGAGAAGCGGACTTACCATTATCGGGATTGCCATGGCCGGGGCTATCCTCATGGTCGGCAGCATTTTTCAGAATTCCATCGAATATCTGGTTGATGTTCATTTCGGTCTGGCCCACCGGGAAGATCTGACGGTTGCCTTTGTTGAACCGACGGCCAGCCGGTCCCTCTATGAACTGCAGCGTTATCCCGGCGTCATTTGGGGGGAAGTCTATCGCACCGTGCCGGTGCGTTTGCGCAGCCGGCACCGCCAGTACCGTACCGCAGTGATGGGGGTTCGGCCGGAGAATGAACTGCATCGCTTGCTTGACCGCGACCTGCAGCCGTTCCAGCCGTCGCCGGCCGGCATCATGCTTACCGACCAGCTGGGCAGCATCCTCCAGGTCAAGGAGGGCGACCGGCTGACGGTGGAAGCCTTGGAGGGGCGTCGTCCGGTGCGGGAGTTGACCGTCGCCGGGCTGGTGAAGGAATATGTGGGGGTTTCAGCATATATGGAGCTGGCTGCTTTGAACCGCTTTATGGCGGAGGGAGAGCTGGTCTCCGGGGTCTATCTGCGGGTTGATGAGGACCGGTTACCGGCAGTCTATGCGGCGTTGAACACCATGCCCCGGGTAGCAGGGACGGTGGTTCAACGGCATGCGGTGGAAAGCTTCTATGAAACCATGGCTGAACAGGTGCTGATTTTCACCTTTTTTGTGACCATGTTTGCCGGTATTATCGCTTTCGGCGTGGTCTACAACAGTGCCCGGATTTCCCTGGCCGAGCGGGGACGGGAGCTGGCCAGCCTACGGGTTCTGGGTTTCAGCCGGCGGGAAATTTCCGCCATACTCCTGGGGGAGCTGGCGATCCTGACTCTGGCGGCGATTCCCCTTGGCTTTCTGGCAGGGTATGGTTTATGCTTCTACATCATTTCATATCTGCAGACCGATTTGTATAGGATTCCCCTGGTGATTGATGGTTCTACCTATGCCTTTTCAGCCGTCATGGTTTTGCTGGCCGCCGGCATTTCAGGAT from Candidatus Anaeroferrophillus wilburensis harbors:
- a CDS encoding ABC transporter ATP-binding protein — translated: MSDQAGLSAAVHGRYAHEVVFAAAGLTKVYQMGEVQVHALRGVDLTLYAGELVVLLGPSGSGKSTLLNIIGGLDVPSSGTLRYQGQELIGASDRELTDFRRHHIGFVFQFYNLIPSLTARENIAVVTEISPAPMAPAAALELVGLGDRLDHFPAQLSGGEQQRVAIARAIAKNPSVLLCDEPTGALDSTTGIVVLEALARINQELGTTTVLITHNAVIAEMADRVIRLADGIIVGVNYPERKKSPKELNW
- a CDS encoding autotransporter outer membrane beta-barrel domain-containing protein — its product is MAAIACCLPSAMAAGPWIQDGNTMTCTGEQLNGIEIHDNSLTTLNVLDLDPNLIQPGGHGVNGIAFKNNAGGNITINSGESQSSVVITTVTDQASGIVAESKGSPPPAPNDPLLNIPIPGTPEVSGGVVGVLSFSEITTSGSHAHGIAAYSNTTGYGGSVISSLENFSDAGIVFQVVSVKNPDGSEAGDWNQVQGRILELDADNLFVGYGDEAGTFTLAVDGSCAFNPGTAFDDLALGESRTVSVSYALDGYRGGDLKREDINAELFATVTRTESGLETVTHAYFDDYGESSRPHDEQLVLPDLYSYVGGLIGIASEAGGAGNSVSVINQGSIATSGAASHGIFAESRGNSGGGGRNGGGFWSFGSRRPTAGGDGSDGGNVSVIVEGMISTTYETSLDKPEDAGYGVLAISRGGNGGRGGNGGTYYDGRRGGTGGDGGLVEVFGSGTISTLGNYASGIMAVSQGGFGGNGGDGGFVTDGSHGGFGGMGGTVDVDGNWDITTEGEKAHGIWAKSIGGNAGMGGSGGWLAGQPAPGGQATDGGTVSLFSGGIIETFGNDAFGLYGQSVGGFGGQGGSGGSIFYSSGGDGASAGSGGMVTVVNTADGIVSTHGARAHAVYAQSVGGGGGSGGGAGAIVGVGGTGAAGGHGGDVDVGNDGQILTFGENSRGIYAQSIGGGGGDGGDSGGLVAIGGAGSGTSDGGRVTVVNTGTIATEGAQSIAIFAESIGGGGGDGGSSSGLVSIGGDGGGGGDADNVVVDNSGQLKTLLEDSSGIFAQSVGGGGGNGGGSYSSGGSVSVAIGGNGAEGGDAGELVAVTSSGSIETAGERSHGIFAQSVGGGGGNGGYAISMSQGSGLSLSVALGGNGGLGGAGNAVVIDSESLIVTEGSDAHGIFAQSVGGGGGSGGFSVALATGGFAGSLAMGGQGEAGGDAGEVTVDSSGMIDTSGNHAYGILAQSVGGGGGDGGFSIAGAAGGGAVSLGFGGSGSGGGDGSMVLLTSGSSITTRGTDAHAMVVQSVGGGGGSGGFSGAGAVGGVGAGLSFGGSGGGGGEGGQVSLSSLGETMVTFGDHSYGMLAQSVGGGGGDGGFSIGLGAGKFSGAFSMGGSGAGGGSGHEVNLYSESAVITEGDDAHGIVAQSVGGGGGSGGFSIAVALSLEGGIAASLGGSGGGGGDGGAVFVGGDPAAGQQEAIHGDIATFGDHAYGILAQSVGGGGGDGGFSIAGALSLSGPTAAFSLGGSGNGGGFGSNVELYSMNTITTVGTDAHGVVVQSVGGGGGSGGFSVAGGASAGSVGIGASIGGSGAGGGGAGIVTADLQGDIATFGDHAYGILAQSVGGGGGDGGFSIAGAISKGPAVTFSLGGGGGAGGSGELVDVSSTGDIYTDGVDSYGLFAQSVGGGGGSGGFSIAGSFAADSGGLSASLGGFGDQGGDAGEVIVDQRGMITTRSDGSHGLVAQSVGGGGGAGGFSGAITGAFGDGASVALSVGGFGGEGGDGNLVDVDNSGPVSTLGAGAYGILAQSVGGGGGDGGDSVSVAIGKEDKQVNLSVAVGGFGGPGGTGGSVELDNQGLVQTAGSKAHGIYAQSVGGGGGNGGFSATGSLSAGTSSKQLAVAIGGFGGPGSNSGSVTVANSGDIMISGEQSAGIYAQSVGGGGGDGGFSFAGSFAGPEAKNLSVAVGGFGGDGGYAGAVVVNNSGIIDTIEDFSHGIQAQSIGGGGGNGGTSVALDFGVSTKSGANHNVAVSVGGSGGDGNTAGTVEVVNSNMITTRGIASHGIQAQSLGGGGGNGGYSLAGTISFEKKTGDDEAKQPVNVSMAIGGGGGDGNDGGSVDVENSGVIDTSADGSHGIFAQSIGGGGGTGGCSRALTLDVNPEDWIPTFEKEDFNDFCSDLFSTWNLAVGGAGGGASDGGLVTITNQNVIITRGADAHGIFVQSIGGGGGAGGDAAHGIPFVPTWLEPFLELTPLKGLEDMQIVVGGSGGSSGNGKKVSISNESDVATFGDGSCGIFVQSIGGGGGVGGSGAQGLVGNIGIGGAAGAAGNGGEVAVSHDGRIETAGAAAYGIFAQSVGGGGGMAGNVDRGLFDLGIGYSFAQSGGGGGDGGRVEVVSRGDIVTKGEGANGIVAQSVGGGGGIAGDTGLGIGFAGSVGGDGSGGVVKVTHEGTISTSGAHSHGIVAQSAGGNDVGGAVTITLAGDITVIGDGSDALVAQSRGDQGGGMITVQISSGTVQGGGGSAAGIRIIDGNDNLLTNEGTLLALSGSAIIAGDCNDTVSNGGTIIGSVDLGLGSNAFNNRAGGRFEAGPMITIGAGNQLLNAGVLSPGGKETFQTTVFSGNLVQADTGVVEANISGSGVHDQLLVDGAVSLAGTLSVIRGQGPYFDGTSYELIRVDDPGSMTGSFGTYDLPEAKPLLSFQVNELPEAVQLETHAPSFTTVAENPMELSLGKCFDDTLLSADGDWSTILAEFQLLSADDFAEAFLSISPAAYGNATSVTETVAQEYLRALEKRLGGLRMTNNGLRAQTDNEPLLLAYNGSDAGIGQLLNRGLEPENPQYGLWLDGFGRWGDEDGSNGFHGFDYRVAGILGGFDYLLTDQLTVGVSLGYSRTDVDLDGSLGDSDINSTFGSLYGSYVQGSTYLDAALSYGRQHYKNSRLAVVGPLLRIARSHHDGDLYGAFVEGGYVHRLDGWALSPFVSLQYAVLNEDGFSETGADSLNLTIGDRSADSLSSELGVRVARVIERPEGQWIPELSLSWLHDFDLDDQMISAAFAGAPASEFTIEGQDLQKDSAMIGGAVSLVRNGGCSLSLRYSGEFRGSYKAHGLVAKIRYKF